Proteins from a genomic interval of Geodermatophilus obscurus DSM 43160:
- a CDS encoding acyl-CoA dehydrogenase family protein, translated as MSSPLTLAPAPPSQAAEEVRAQVREFLAEELAAGTFTTHVDTWLSGVDPAFSRKLGERGWLGMTWPKQYGGHERSAMERYAVTEELLAAGAPVAAHWIADRQSGPNLLRYGTEAQRRDILPRIAAGECYFVIGMSEPDSGSDLASIRTRAARNGDGDWVVNGAKVWTSNAHFSHYGIVLVRTSPADPANRHAGLSQLLVDLSLPGISINPIRILDGGHHFNEVVFEDVVVPGDMLLGEEGAGWHQVTAELAFERSGPERFLSTYPLVAEFARRACDTGDAAQLATLGRLSARLLALRQLSLRIAAALDRGELPDIPAALVKDVGTTFEADAVDEIRRVVEVTVSLESPDPLGRALAEAQLHAPGYTLRGGTNEILRGIVARGLGLR; from the coding sequence ATGAGCAGCCCGCTGACCCTGGCGCCCGCGCCGCCGTCCCAGGCCGCCGAGGAGGTCCGCGCCCAGGTGCGGGAGTTCCTGGCCGAGGAGCTGGCCGCCGGGACCTTCACCACCCACGTCGACACCTGGCTGTCCGGCGTCGACCCGGCGTTCTCGCGGAAGCTGGGCGAGCGCGGCTGGCTGGGGATGACCTGGCCGAAGCAGTACGGCGGGCACGAGCGCTCGGCGATGGAGCGCTACGCGGTGACCGAGGAGCTGCTGGCGGCCGGCGCCCCGGTGGCGGCGCACTGGATCGCCGACCGGCAGTCCGGGCCGAACCTGCTGCGCTACGGCACGGAGGCGCAGCGGCGGGACATCCTGCCGAGGATCGCCGCGGGGGAGTGCTACTTCGTCATCGGCATGAGCGAGCCGGACTCCGGCTCCGACCTCGCCTCGATCCGCACCCGCGCCGCGCGCAACGGCGACGGGGACTGGGTGGTCAACGGCGCCAAGGTGTGGACGTCGAACGCCCACTTCTCGCACTACGGGATCGTGCTGGTGCGCACCTCACCGGCCGACCCGGCGAACCGGCACGCGGGGCTGTCCCAGCTGCTGGTGGACCTGTCGCTGCCCGGCATCTCGATCAACCCGATCCGCATCCTCGACGGCGGCCACCACTTCAACGAGGTGGTCTTCGAGGACGTCGTCGTCCCCGGCGACATGCTGCTCGGGGAGGAGGGCGCCGGCTGGCACCAGGTGACCGCGGAGCTGGCCTTCGAGCGGTCCGGCCCGGAACGGTTCCTGTCGACCTACCCGCTGGTCGCCGAGTTCGCGCGGCGCGCCTGCGACACCGGGGACGCGGCGCAGCTGGCCACCCTCGGCCGGCTCTCGGCGCGGCTGCTGGCGTTGCGCCAGCTCTCGCTGCGGATCGCGGCGGCGCTGGATCGCGGTGAGCTGCCCGACATCCCCGCGGCGCTGGTCAAGGACGTGGGGACGACGTTCGAGGCAGACGCCGTCGACGAGATCCGCCGGGTGGTCGAGGTGACGGTGTCGCTGGAGTCGCCGGACCCGCTGGGGCGGGCGCTGGCGGAGGCGCAGCTGCACGCGCCGGGCTACACGCTGCGGGGCGGGACCAACGAGATCCTGCGCGGGATCGTGGCGCGTGGGCTGGGGCTGCGATGA
- a CDS encoding SpoIIE family protein phosphatase, with translation MDETRRPDPREGPAGLRRLLEDDPADLYENAPCGYFSALPDGQLVKANRTFCEWIGRPVGELIGVRFQELLNIGGRVYYETHLAPLLRMQGMVREVALDVVRADGSLLPCLLNAVEVRDPRGAPLLVRATVFEATSRRRYERALLAAQRAAAESERRAHTLQQVVSEVSAAATARDVAEVIVRRSREAVGASGVALWLAGERRASRRTEPSVPPLELVAADGIPADLLEAMESAALGGAELVRDGGVHMVPRGAGLRAVWPGLAAVMEEHGQEALVVVPVDADARHLGALVLLLGVTGDTGLIDLSPPGERGTLVQADADLLATVGRQAGQAIERVRLYEEMARHAERSAFLLDAARLMASAGDVTETAERLAELAVPRLADVCVIDLAGEHGLVRAAARHGDPARQDLAAALQGRHLPHRESPHPAVQAMELGRTVWIREVTDRWLAQITADEDHLGVARALELVNLVCVPLLADGRVLGVLSLGSDRRRGAFTSADVEVAEQLALQVSQVVDKAQRLELETRTSHTLQANLLPPAPPPVPGLAVAVRYLPASRGADVGGDFYDVVPLPGGQVALAVGDVVGHDITAAAVMGQLRSVYRALLSDRPPPSAVIDRLQAGWSLLGLQLMATALFAVLDPETGRLRMASAGHPAPLLVAGGRAELLDVRPSRMLGAPPAPGPAVEWAGVLAPEATLLLYTDGLVESRDADLDRGLATLMEAAVRAGTNDPDELCDRLLAELASGVRADDVALLAITRRP, from the coding sequence ATGGACGAGACGCGGCGACCGGACCCCCGCGAGGGTCCTGCCGGGCTGCGCCGACTGCTCGAGGACGACCCGGCCGACCTGTACGAGAACGCCCCGTGCGGCTACTTCTCCGCGCTGCCCGACGGTCAGCTCGTCAAGGCCAACCGCACCTTCTGCGAGTGGATCGGCCGGCCGGTCGGTGAGCTGATCGGGGTGCGCTTCCAGGAACTGCTCAACATCGGCGGGCGGGTGTACTACGAGACCCACCTGGCGCCGCTGCTGCGGATGCAGGGCATGGTGCGGGAGGTCGCGCTCGACGTCGTGCGGGCCGACGGGTCGCTGCTGCCCTGCCTGCTCAACGCCGTCGAGGTGCGCGACCCCCGCGGCGCGCCGCTGCTGGTGCGCGCGACCGTGTTCGAGGCGACGTCCCGGCGCCGCTACGAGCGCGCGCTGCTGGCCGCCCAGCGGGCGGCCGCGGAGTCCGAGCGCCGGGCGCACACGCTGCAGCAGGTGGTGTCGGAGGTGTCGGCGGCGGCCACGGCACGGGACGTGGCCGAGGTGATCGTGCGCCGCAGCCGGGAGGCCGTGGGAGCCAGCGGTGTGGCACTGTGGCTGGCCGGCGAGCGGCGCGCGAGCCGCCGGACGGAGCCCTCGGTGCCGCCGCTGGAGCTGGTCGCCGCCGACGGGATCCCGGCCGACCTGCTGGAGGCGATGGAGTCCGCGGCGCTCGGCGGCGCCGAGCTGGTGCGCGACGGCGGAGTGCACATGGTGCCGCGAGGGGCGGGGCTGCGTGCCGTGTGGCCGGGCCTGGCCGCCGTGATGGAGGAGCACGGGCAGGAGGCGCTGGTCGTCGTCCCGGTGGACGCCGACGCCCGCCACCTGGGCGCGCTGGTGCTGCTGCTCGGGGTGACGGGGGACACCGGGCTGATCGACCTCAGCCCGCCGGGCGAGCGGGGCACGCTGGTCCAGGCCGACGCCGACCTGCTGGCCACCGTCGGTCGCCAGGCGGGACAGGCGATCGAGCGGGTGCGGCTGTACGAGGAGATGGCGCGGCACGCGGAGCGCTCGGCGTTCCTGCTCGACGCGGCCAGGCTGATGGCCTCGGCCGGGGACGTCACCGAGACCGCGGAGCGGCTGGCCGAGCTGGCCGTGCCGCGGCTGGCCGACGTCTGCGTCATCGACCTGGCCGGCGAGCACGGCCTGGTCCGCGCGGCGGCCCGGCACGGCGACCCGGCGCGGCAGGACCTGGCCGCCGCGCTGCAGGGGCGGCACCTGCCGCACCGCGAGTCACCGCACCCGGCCGTGCAGGCCATGGAGCTGGGCCGGACGGTGTGGATCCGCGAGGTGACCGACCGGTGGCTGGCGCAGATCACGGCCGACGAGGACCACCTGGGGGTCGCCCGCGCCCTCGAGCTGGTCAACCTCGTCTGCGTGCCGTTGCTCGCCGACGGGCGGGTCCTCGGCGTCCTCAGCCTGGGCAGCGACCGGCGGCGCGGGGCGTTCACGTCGGCCGACGTGGAGGTGGCCGAGCAGCTGGCGCTGCAGGTGTCGCAGGTGGTGGACAAGGCACAGCGCCTGGAGCTGGAGACCCGGACGTCGCACACGCTGCAGGCCAACCTGCTGCCGCCGGCCCCACCGCCGGTGCCCGGGCTGGCGGTCGCCGTCCGGTACCTGCCGGCCAGCCGCGGCGCCGACGTCGGCGGCGACTTCTACGACGTCGTCCCCCTGCCGGGTGGGCAGGTGGCGCTGGCCGTGGGCGACGTCGTCGGGCACGACATCACCGCCGCGGCGGTGATGGGGCAGCTGCGCAGCGTCTACCGGGCGCTGCTGTCCGACCGGCCGCCGCCGAGCGCGGTCATCGACCGGCTGCAGGCCGGGTGGTCGCTGCTGGGTCTGCAGCTGATGGCCACCGCCCTGTTCGCGGTGCTCGACCCGGAGACGGGCCGGCTGCGGATGGCCTCCGCCGGGCACCCGGCGCCGCTGCTGGTCGCGGGTGGGAGGGCGGAGCTGCTCGACGTGCGGCCCAGCCGGATGCTGGGCGCGCCGCCGGCGCCGGGCCCCGCCGTGGAGTGGGCCGGGGTGCTCGCCCCGGAGGCGACGCTGCTGCTCTACACCGACGGGCTGGTGGAGAGCCGCGACGCCGACCTCGACCGGGGCCTGGCGACGCTGATGGAGGCCGCGGTGCGGGCCGGCACGAACGACCCCGACGAACTGTGCGACCGGCTGCTGGCCGAGCTGGCGAGCGGGGTGCGCGCCGATGACGTGGCCCTGCTGGCGATCACCCGGCGCCCCTAG
- a CDS encoding alpha/beta fold hydrolase, with translation MSVIARNRVRVSGADDGRPMVFAHGFGCDQEMWRLVAPGFEVDHRVVLFDHVGSGRSDLSAYDPVKYGTLDGYAADVVEICRELALDDVVFVGHSVSAMMGVLAAACAPGLFGALVMVGPNPRYVDDGDYTGGFSREDIAALLESLDSNHLGWSAAMAPVVMGNPDRPELTAELTNSFCRTDPDIARQFARVTFLSDNRADLPGVRVPTLVLQCTADAIAPEAVGRYVHEQIPGSVLTRLAATGHCPHLSAPEETTAAIRAFLG, from the coding sequence GTGAGCGTGATCGCCCGGAACCGGGTCCGCGTGAGCGGGGCCGACGACGGTCGACCGATGGTCTTCGCGCACGGCTTCGGGTGCGACCAGGAGATGTGGCGCCTCGTCGCACCTGGGTTCGAGGTCGACCACCGCGTCGTCCTCTTCGACCACGTCGGCTCCGGCCGGTCGGACCTGTCGGCCTACGACCCGGTCAAGTACGGGACGCTGGACGGGTACGCCGCCGACGTCGTGGAGATCTGCCGAGAGCTGGCGCTCGACGACGTCGTCTTCGTCGGGCACTCGGTGAGCGCGATGATGGGCGTGCTTGCCGCGGCCTGCGCCCCGGGCCTGTTCGGCGCGCTGGTCATGGTCGGGCCCAACCCGCGCTACGTCGACGACGGCGACTACACCGGCGGCTTCTCGCGGGAGGACATCGCCGCGCTGCTCGAGTCCCTGGACAGCAACCACCTGGGCTGGTCGGCCGCGATGGCGCCGGTCGTCATGGGCAACCCCGACCGGCCCGAGCTCACCGCCGAGCTGACCAACAGCTTCTGCCGCACCGACCCCGACATCGCCCGGCAGTTCGCCCGCGTCACCTTCCTCTCCGACAACCGCGCCGACCTGCCCGGCGTCCGGGTGCCCACGCTGGTCCTGCAGTGCACCGCCGACGCGATCGCCCCGGAGGCGGTGGGCCGGTACGTGCACGAGCAGATCCCGGGCAGCGTCCTCACCCGGCTGGCGGCCACCGGGCACTGCCCGCACCTGTCGGCGCCGGAGGAGACGACCGCCGCGATCCGCGCCTTCCTCGGGTAG
- a CDS encoding hemerythrin domain-containing protein, translating to MPAPRAVAWEVLLHRLVRRELRLLAELSAWASADDAERARELTRHADLLGRLLLHHHTTERELVWPALLRAAPSARPLVARWTVRVTGLDDRLRGLSTTARQWAVACSGKARDAFTLACLDLADAVEEQTAEEERDLLPLLAAHLSSAAWAEVARAARCPLSRHERSLVLGLALEDACAGDRARLLAGLPASTRLAWRLAGRRRYRAAVVRLRGAPPAQ from the coding sequence GTGCCGGCCCCTCGCGCGGTCGCCTGGGAGGTGCTGCTGCACCGGCTCGTGCGCCGGGAGCTGCGGCTGCTGGCCGAGCTGTCCGCGTGGGCCTCCGCCGACGACGCCGAGCGTGCCCGGGAACTGACCCGGCACGCCGACCTGCTCGGCCGGCTGCTGCTGCACCACCACACCACCGAGCGCGAGCTGGTCTGGCCGGCGCTGCTGCGCGCGGCGCCGTCCGCGCGGCCGCTGGTGGCGAGGTGGACCGTCCGCGTCACCGGCCTCGATGACCGGCTGCGCGGCCTCTCCACCACCGCGCGGCAGTGGGCGGTCGCCTGCTCGGGCAAGGCGCGCGACGCCTTCACGCTGGCCTGCCTCGACCTGGCGGACGCCGTGGAGGAGCAGACCGCCGAGGAGGAACGCGACCTGCTGCCGCTGCTGGCCGCGCACCTCTCCTCCGCGGCGTGGGCGGAGGTCGCCCGGGCGGCGCGCTGCCCGCTGTCACGGCACGAGCGCTCGCTGGTGCTCGGCCTGGCCCTCGAGGACGCCTGCGCCGGCGACCGGGCCCGGTTGCTCGCCGGGCTGCCGGCGTCGACCCGGCTGGCCTGGCGGCTGGCCGGACGGCGCCGGTACCGCGCCGCCGTCGTGCGGCTGCGCGGCGCACCGCCCGCCCAGTGA
- a CDS encoding alpha/beta fold hydrolase has product MSSAPATGHHDVRATFVLVPGAGGRAWYWHRLVPELEARGSAAVAVDLPAGDDDAGLEQYTQTVLDATAGRSGGPLVVVGQSMGGLTAPLVCTRVQTELLVLLNAMVPRPGETGGAWWTATGHEQARAEAARAHGWPLDDDDAFLHDVPPEVAATAPTPFAQSGTPFAEPWPLRAWPDTPTRVLAGRDDRFFPVAFQRRVAGDRLGLPVEELPGGHLVALSRPAELADRLVGFLSALSVAGR; this is encoded by the coding sequence ATGAGTTCGGCCCCGGCCACCGGTCACCACGACGTGCGCGCGACGTTCGTCCTCGTCCCGGGAGCGGGCGGCCGGGCCTGGTACTGGCACCGGCTGGTCCCCGAACTGGAGGCACGCGGCTCCGCGGCGGTCGCCGTCGACCTGCCCGCCGGGGACGACGACGCCGGCCTGGAGCAGTACACGCAGACGGTGCTGGACGCGACTGCAGGCCGCTCCGGCGGGCCGCTGGTGGTCGTCGGCCAGTCGATGGGCGGGCTCACCGCACCGTTGGTCTGCACCCGGGTGCAGACCGAGCTGCTCGTCCTGCTGAACGCGATGGTGCCGCGGCCGGGGGAGACCGGCGGCGCGTGGTGGACCGCCACCGGGCACGAGCAGGCGCGGGCGGAGGCAGCGCGGGCGCACGGCTGGCCGCTGGACGACGACGACGCGTTCCTCCACGACGTGCCACCCGAGGTGGCGGCCACCGCACCGACGCCGTTCGCCCAGTCGGGGACGCCGTTCGCCGAACCGTGGCCACTGCGCGCCTGGCCGGACACGCCGACACGCGTGCTCGCCGGCCGGGACGACCGCTTCTTCCCCGTGGCCTTCCAGCGGCGGGTGGCCGGTGACCGGCTGGGCCTGCCGGTCGAGGAGCTGCCCGGCGGCCACCTGGTCGCGCTGAGCCGTCCGGCCGAGCTCGCCGACCGGCTCGTGGGTTTCCTGTCCGCGCTCTCCGTGGCAGGACGGTGA
- a CDS encoding HelD family protein — MSHPEIDAEQQYVKELYARLDAARDLAERRLKQAISWPAVDPQALQERDATVRFQTERVTALDAAEAGLCVGRIDRTDDGPLYIGRIGLAADDAGGDPALVDWRAPAARPFYTATPVHPLGVARRRHIRTRGRTVVRLDDEVLTGGVAGSGLTGEAALMAALDTARTGRMTDIVRTIQAEQDRIIRADDRGVLVVQGGPGTGKTAVALHRAAYLLYTHRERLARRGLLVVGPTPTFLRYIADVLPSLGETGVLLAGLGQLRPGLDARGTESPETAAVKGRLEMVEVLERAVADRQVVPDAPREVTVDGFALRLRPIDVKRAQNAARRADRLHNLARPVFARRVVDLLTRRYAERIGLGIDGGSDLLDREDTAALRREVAEEPAVRLLVDDLWPVLTPERLLTDLFADPARVAAATPGWEDGTRALLHRPRGSGWTPADVPLLEEAEELLGFDDSAQRARAERDRRRRLAEAQETLDVLHGSRSIDLDDEHLEAEVLSAGDLISAEELAERQRALDTRTTAERAAADRTWTFGHVVVDEAQELSAMAWRLLVRRCPTRSMTAVGDLAQTGTLAGAAAWDETLRPHVGDAWRLEELTVNYRTPAEIMAVAADVLAAGGTGASAPRSVRPGTAEPWAEVTGEDGLAARAAGVVEEWAAQEGTTAVVAPAGRVAELTAAVAARVDGVSSGTDADSSQGPVVLTPTEAKGLEFDAVLVVDPQRVLDEGVRGYNDLYVALTRATQRLGVLSAGDLPAVLARLA, encoded by the coding sequence GTGTCCCACCCCGAGATCGACGCCGAACAGCAGTACGTCAAGGAGCTCTACGCCCGCCTCGACGCCGCCCGCGACCTGGCCGAGCGACGGCTGAAGCAGGCCATCTCCTGGCCCGCGGTCGACCCGCAGGCGCTGCAGGAGCGCGACGCCACCGTCCGCTTCCAGACCGAGCGGGTCACCGCCCTCGACGCCGCCGAGGCCGGCCTGTGCGTCGGCCGGATCGACCGCACCGACGACGGCCCGCTCTACATCGGCCGCATCGGGCTGGCCGCCGACGACGCCGGCGGCGACCCCGCGCTGGTCGACTGGCGGGCGCCGGCCGCGCGGCCGTTCTACACCGCCACCCCGGTGCACCCGCTGGGGGTGGCGCGCCGCCGGCACATCCGCACCCGCGGGCGCACCGTCGTCCGGCTGGACGACGAGGTGCTGACCGGCGGCGTCGCGGGATCGGGGCTGACCGGCGAGGCCGCGCTCATGGCGGCCCTCGACACCGCCCGCACCGGCCGGATGACCGACATCGTCCGCACCATCCAGGCCGAGCAGGACCGGATCATCCGCGCCGACGACCGCGGCGTCCTCGTCGTGCAGGGCGGGCCGGGCACCGGCAAGACCGCCGTCGCGCTGCACCGCGCGGCCTACCTGCTCTACACCCACCGCGAGCGGCTGGCCCGCCGCGGCCTGCTCGTCGTCGGCCCGACCCCCACGTTCCTGCGCTACATCGCCGACGTGCTGCCCTCCCTCGGCGAGACCGGCGTGCTGCTGGCCGGCCTCGGCCAGCTGCGCCCCGGCCTGGACGCCCGCGGCACCGAGTCGCCGGAGACCGCCGCGGTCAAGGGCCGGCTGGAGATGGTCGAGGTGCTCGAGCGCGCCGTCGCCGACCGGCAGGTCGTGCCCGACGCCCCGCGCGAGGTGACCGTCGACGGGTTCGCGCTGCGGCTGCGGCCGATCGACGTGAAGCGCGCGCAGAACGCCGCCCGCCGGGCCGACCGGCTGCACAACCTGGCCCGGCCGGTGTTCGCCCGCCGCGTCGTCGACCTGCTCACCCGCCGCTACGCCGAGCGGATCGGCCTGGGCATCGACGGCGGCTCGGACCTGCTCGACCGCGAGGACACCGCCGCGCTGCGCCGCGAGGTGGCCGAGGAGCCGGCCGTCCGGCTGCTGGTCGACGACCTGTGGCCGGTGCTCACCCCCGAGCGGCTGCTGACCGACCTGTTCGCCGACCCCGCCCGCGTCGCCGCCGCCACCCCGGGGTGGGAGGACGGGACGCGCGCGCTGCTGCACCGGCCGCGGGGGTCGGGCTGGACGCCGGCCGACGTCCCGCTGCTGGAGGAGGCCGAGGAGCTGCTCGGCTTCGACGACAGCGCGCAGCGGGCCCGCGCCGAGCGGGACCGCCGCCGGCGGCTGGCCGAGGCGCAGGAGACCCTCGACGTGCTGCACGGCTCGCGATCCATCGACCTCGATGACGAGCACCTGGAGGCCGAGGTGCTCAGCGCCGGCGACCTGATCAGCGCCGAGGAGCTGGCCGAGCGGCAGCGGGCGCTCGACACCCGCACCACCGCCGAGCGGGCCGCCGCCGACCGCACCTGGACCTTCGGGCACGTCGTCGTCGACGAGGCGCAGGAGCTCTCCGCCATGGCCTGGCGGCTGCTGGTGCGCCGCTGCCCCACCCGGTCTATGACCGCCGTCGGCGACCTCGCCCAGACCGGCACGCTGGCCGGCGCGGCCGCCTGGGACGAGACGCTGCGGCCGCACGTAGGCGACGCCTGGCGGCTGGAGGAGCTCACGGTCAACTACCGGACGCCGGCCGAGATCATGGCCGTCGCCGCCGACGTCCTCGCCGCGGGCGGTACCGGGGCGAGTGCACCGCGCTCGGTCCGGCCGGGCACCGCCGAGCCGTGGGCGGAGGTCACCGGGGAGGACGGGCTGGCGGCCCGCGCCGCCGGGGTGGTCGAGGAGTGGGCGGCGCAGGAGGGCACCACCGCCGTCGTCGCCCCGGCCGGCCGGGTCGCCGAGCTCACCGCGGCGGTCGCGGCCCGGGTGGACGGCGTCTCGTCCGGCACGGACGCCGACTCGTCACAGGGGCCGGTGGTGCTCACGCCGACCGAGGCCAAGGGCCTGGAGTTCGACGCGGTGCTCGTCGTCGACCCGCAGCGGGTGCTCGACGAGGGGGTGCGCGGGTACAACGACCTCTACGTGGCGCTCACCCGGGCCACGCAGCGGCTCGGTGTGCTCTCCGCCGGCGACCTGCCCGCCGTACTCGCCCGCCTCGCCTGA
- a CDS encoding cytochrome P450, whose amino-acid sequence MRRPRLENSPLLFAKGYGWLPDARRARGRRTVAVRLGGLPALGIEGPDAARFLYDEDHVRRSHAIPEPVQGTLFGKGAVHTLDGQQHRTRKAMFVSLLMDGDRVARLVDSATTAWDAAVPGWVGRGEVVLFDEAAAVLTRAVCDWAGVPLTDGEVPSIARDLTAMVDGFATGGPRHWRARRARGRREAGLSGLVEDVRSGAGTVPDGSVVDVVARHRDADGERLDPHTAAVELLNVIRPTVAISWFLAFSGHALARWPQHRERLASGDPTSAEVWAHEVRRFYPFAPFIGGRAPREVEWDGERVPQHSMVLLDLYGQNHDPGLWGDPYTFRPERFLDREIGAFELVPQGAGDPRTNHRCPGEQATVAVLAALAVRLARLQADVPAQDLSISLRRIPAKPASGVVLRVRGTG is encoded by the coding sequence GTGCGCCGACCCCGACTCGAGAACAGCCCGCTCCTGTTCGCCAAGGGCTACGGCTGGCTGCCCGACGCCCGCCGGGCGCGCGGCCGCCGGACCGTCGCCGTCCGGCTCGGTGGCCTGCCCGCGCTGGGGATCGAGGGTCCGGACGCCGCCCGCTTCCTGTACGACGAGGACCACGTGCGCCGGTCGCACGCCATCCCCGAGCCGGTGCAGGGCACGCTGTTCGGCAAGGGCGCGGTGCACACCCTCGACGGGCAGCAGCACCGCACCCGCAAGGCGATGTTCGTGTCGCTGCTCATGGACGGCGACCGGGTCGCCCGGCTCGTCGACTCCGCCACCACCGCCTGGGACGCCGCGGTCCCCGGCTGGGTGGGCCGCGGGGAGGTCGTGCTCTTCGACGAGGCGGCCGCGGTGCTCACCCGGGCGGTCTGCGACTGGGCCGGTGTCCCCCTGACCGACGGTGAGGTCCCCTCCATCGCCCGGGACCTCACCGCGATGGTCGACGGCTTCGCCACGGGAGGGCCCCGGCACTGGCGCGCCCGCCGGGCACGAGGCCGCCGCGAGGCGGGGCTGTCCGGGCTGGTGGAGGACGTGCGCAGCGGCGCGGGGACGGTCCCCGACGGCTCGGTCGTCGACGTCGTCGCCCGGCACCGGGATGCCGACGGCGAGCGACTCGACCCGCACACCGCCGCGGTCGAGCTGCTCAACGTGATCCGGCCGACCGTGGCCATCAGCTGGTTCCTCGCCTTCTCCGGGCACGCCCTGGCCCGCTGGCCGCAGCACCGCGAGCGGCTGGCCTCGGGCGACCCCACCTCCGCCGAGGTGTGGGCGCACGAGGTGCGGCGCTTCTACCCGTTCGCGCCCTTCATCGGCGGCCGCGCGCCGCGCGAGGTGGAGTGGGACGGCGAGCGGGTGCCGCAGCACTCGATGGTGCTGCTCGACCTCTACGGCCAGAACCACGACCCCGGGCTGTGGGGCGACCCCTACACGTTCCGGCCGGAGCGCTTCCTCGACCGCGAGATCGGCGCCTTCGAGCTGGTGCCCCAGGGAGCCGGGGACCCGCGCACCAACCACCGCTGCCCGGGCGAGCAGGCCACCGTCGCCGTCCTGGCCGCGCTGGCCGTCCGGCTCGCCCGGCTGCAGGCCGACGTCCCGGCGCAGGACCTGTCGATATCGCTGCGCCGGATCCCGGCCAAGCCAGCCAGCGGCGTGGTGCTGCGGGTCCGCGGCACCGGCTGA